One Anaerohalosphaeraceae bacterium DNA segment encodes these proteins:
- a CDS encoding PilN domain-containing protein codes for MRGQRKKESLGIVLTDTYAEAVWVEAVGSKVVRLRSGRTELPAGEVCGGWVEHPARTAGLIRKMLKAARIGLRRAVVVIPDGQTAAQILDLPAEIPSNMQKFIHTEMRFSPILVKRTAYADYCSLGADEEGKEKILAGLTTRECIRNLTETFRLAGVEIQSLQMDFCAVYRAIEAFWEEARKTKNLLTASLTGQTLTVCAYLNRKLDFVQRFSWEGGLEELSSFILEQVRTIQQFYELEKGFSFQHHWQVIVVLDERKDAFEGLQAGLESLFGDRVVLITPERRPKGIELKEDERVWPAALGAAWKGIEPATQLVPELLPPEVLEQYAWQRSFWKTVAAAALMLGGFYLSTWLMPFDAQALSDSQKPLPLIQTAERQRQVKEKIDALRALQRVSEEMNRQRAAFSFSSVFEEIRRGIPPALQITTLEMERNGMMELSGRALSIQAIYQFAARLGQSSLISSAAVAESRLSAGSGRVYEYRIICRLKSFETGEEYDADAVSD; via the coding sequence ATGAGAGGCCAACGAAAAAAAGAATCGCTGGGAATTGTGCTGACGGACACCTATGCGGAGGCCGTGTGGGTGGAAGCGGTCGGGTCAAAGGTTGTCCGCCTGCGTTCGGGCCGTACGGAATTGCCGGCGGGGGAGGTCTGCGGAGGATGGGTTGAGCATCCTGCTCGTACGGCAGGTCTGATTCGAAAGATGCTGAAAGCGGCGCGGATCGGGCTTCGGCGGGCTGTTGTGGTGATTCCGGATGGCCAGACGGCGGCGCAGATTCTGGATTTGCCGGCGGAGATTCCCTCCAATATGCAGAAATTTATTCATACGGAGATGCGATTCAGCCCGATTCTGGTGAAACGGACGGCCTATGCGGATTACTGTTCCCTTGGGGCTGATGAGGAAGGCAAAGAAAAAATCCTGGCGGGTCTTACGACGCGGGAGTGCATCCGCAATCTGACGGAGACCTTCCGGCTTGCCGGCGTGGAGATTCAATCGCTTCAGATGGATTTCTGCGCCGTGTATCGGGCGATTGAGGCGTTTTGGGAAGAGGCCCGCAAGACTAAAAATCTTCTGACCGCTTCCTTGACCGGGCAGACGCTGACGGTTTGCGCCTATTTGAATCGAAAGCTGGATTTTGTGCAGAGATTTTCATGGGAAGGGGGTTTGGAAGAGCTTTCCTCCTTTATTCTTGAGCAAGTTCGGACGATTCAGCAGTTTTACGAACTGGAGAAGGGTTTTTCGTTTCAGCATCACTGGCAGGTGATAGTCGTTTTGGATGAAAGGAAGGATGCGTTCGAAGGCCTGCAAGCCGGCCTGGAGTCCCTGTTCGGGGACAGGGTGGTTTTGATTACGCCGGAGCGTCGGCCTAAAGGCATAGAACTCAAGGAGGATGAACGGGTCTGGCCGGCGGCACTGGGAGCCGCCTGGAAAGGAATTGAGCCGGCGACCCAGTTGGTACCGGAGCTGCTCCCGCCGGAGGTGCTGGAACAATATGCCTGGCAGAGAAGTTTTTGGAAAACCGTGGCAGCGGCGGCCCTGATGCTCGGGGGGTTTTATCTTTCCACCTGGCTGATGCCTTTCGATGCACAGGCGCTTTCTGATTCTCAGAAGCCGCTGCCTTTGATTCAGACAGCGGAGCGTCAAAGACAGGTTAAAGAAAAGATCGATGCCCTCCGGGCGTTGCAGCGAGTCAGTGAGGAAATGAACCGTCAACGGGCGGCCTTTTCTTTTTCTTCCGTTTTTGAGGAGATTCGCAGGGGGATACCGCCGGCCCTTCAAATCACCACTCTTGAAATGGAGCGAAACGGGATGATGGAGCTTTCAGGCAGAGCCCTTTCGATTCAGGCTATTTATCAGTTTGCCGCACGGCTGGGACAGAGTTCCCTGATTTCGAGTGCCGCTGTGGCGGAAAGCCGGCTCAGTGCAGGTTCGGGACGGGTGTATGAGTATCGCATCATCTGCCGTCTGAAATCTTTTGAAACAGGAGAAGAATATGATGCAGATGCCGTCTCTGACTAA
- a CDS encoding type II secretion system protein — MRPQIAKPERFRGGWTLVEMILALSLVSTVFLVILPQFRLLQAGWDSKESASEIQQNARVLQEHLNRHLAAARSISAVSGTAQTLGFVEFQDASGQTYRYEVGPDGYVYFGPAGDLSLLAGPVSRFQITGFSLDDFVNPAEEASSIRLIRVDSVIAAAGGRSESYDFSVYLRTEPEPTALRILLVVGNPSSLTVYEQRLYQRLEGWGYEISLLDDHSSQAQIDTAASAADAVFIPSSCGCQNLGSKLALVPIGVIMEHQNCHDDMKISNQEGTTYLAWGVRIVNTAHPITDSYAMNDYVIVLSYLLGDLVRMRGSAAGGLIPLGMRLLQSQVNLAAVEAGGALWGGQPAPARRVVLPWGYSGFNNSWLTEEGWQILHRSIEWAAGRM; from the coding sequence ATGAGACCGCAAATCGCAAAACCGGAACGATTCAGAGGCGGCTGGACGCTGGTGGAAATGATTCTGGCCCTGTCGCTGGTTTCGACGGTGTTTCTGGTGATTCTGCCGCAGTTTCGGCTTCTGCAGGCGGGGTGGGACTCCAAAGAATCTGCTTCGGAGATTCAGCAGAATGCCCGGGTTCTTCAGGAGCATCTGAATCGTCATTTGGCGGCGGCTCGTTCGATATCCGCCGTCAGCGGCACCGCCCAGACCCTCGGATTTGTGGAGTTTCAGGATGCATCGGGGCAAACGTACCGTTATGAAGTCGGTCCTGATGGATACGTCTATTTTGGTCCGGCAGGGGATTTGTCGCTGCTGGCCGGGCCGGTCAGCCGTTTTCAGATAACCGGTTTTTCTCTTGATGATTTCGTCAATCCAGCCGAGGAGGCGTCTTCGATTCGGCTGATTCGGGTCGATTCGGTCATTGCCGCCGCGGGAGGGCGAAGTGAATCCTATGATTTTTCTGTTTACCTGCGGACGGAGCCGGAGCCGACCGCCCTGCGTATTCTGCTGGTTGTGGGCAATCCCTCTTCTTTGACGGTGTATGAACAGCGGCTTTACCAGCGGTTGGAGGGCTGGGGGTATGAGATTTCGCTTTTGGACGATCATTCAAGCCAAGCGCAGATTGATACAGCAGCTTCTGCAGCTGATGCAGTGTTTATCCCCTCCAGCTGCGGCTGTCAAAATCTCGGTTCGAAACTGGCACTGGTTCCAATTGGTGTGATAATGGAGCATCAGAATTGTCATGATGATATGAAGATTTCGAATCAGGAAGGGACGACCTATTTGGCCTGGGGCGTGCGGATTGTGAACACTGCACATCCTATTACAGATTCCTATGCGATGAATGATTATGTAATCGTTTTATCCTACTTGCTGGGGGATTTAGTTCGAATGAGAGGTTCGGCGGCGGGGGGACTGATTCCGTTGGGGATGCGGCTTTTACAGTCGCAGGTGAACCTGGCGGCTGTGGAGGCGGGCGGCGCCCTTTGGGGCGGACAGCCGGCACCGGCTCGCCGGGTGGTCCTCCCATGGGGCTACAGCGGGTTTAACAACAGCTGGCTGACGGAGGAAGGCTGGCAGATTCTTCATCGCTCAATTGAATGGGCTGCCGGGCGGATGTAG